The Theileria orientalis strain Shintoku DNA, chromosome 3, complete genome genome window below encodes:
- a CDS encoding uncharacterized protein (protein of unknown function DUF529 repeat containing protein), with product MKLYTIYRSLLLYLLLCCGTKFADGGPFKTPTPGLSQFHYDYVPFSSGTTKNRSRSTGANISHRSHQEILSPIHLDINDRKSTHKYKYFIRNGIHHYMAYPSFYFHKIKEGNVLLWELSVYKYPQLVTAKRMRNGHYDIKVHFENVMGVIGEYPGERESRRGLYPFQEFNRPSVPVQVISRNPKLLEDGENNLVVLDVGVKKRTMFFEYSYNVVTKTHIYNANDRYLFKLVKEGNYIHWKPTNEEYANMVTVTDEPNGERSIKVFLSDDAESDDELTAEELSHVFDVAFPLSSVYPEAFMSPVEDISEQQGITDVIGLGDEIEGKIPMTIDIMKKESNEQFEYFKGPGYGTYTPKHNFIFKLIKASQTLKLGSSFILWNGTRPEDYSNQIIIDSVGTLNTTNSASIYLMGGDSRHFSKTANKWVEIDPLATLDVGKERAGYEYEYLKNDRQHLGTYIPRGRFLFKAIKLSKWKMANRIVINIWETTKPNEYAKRVIVKGSGSSEQYIVIFQKDDTFKLYYKPDSVDTWRDETANLRSIDTLRLFNVDLNAPKPTDHEFVEDEIPEEQTPKGDSEEQRFHDQL from the coding sequence atgaagCTATACACTATATATAGGtcattattgttatatttgttGTTGTGTTGTGGTACAAAGTTTGCTGACGGAGGCCCATTTAAGACACCGACACCAGGTTTATCGCAGTTCCACTATGACTATGTCCCATTTAGCTCGGGAACAACAAAAAATAGGTCGAGGTCGACAGGAGCAAATATATCGCATAGATCGCACCAAGAAATCCTGAGTCCAATTCACCTGGACATAAATGACAGAAAGAGCACACACAagtacaaatattttataaggAACGGGATACACCACTACATGGCATATCCGTCCTTCTATTTCCACAAAATCAAGGAGGGAAACGTTTTATTGTGGGAGCTGTCAGTGTACAAGTACCCGCAGCTTGTGACTGCGAAGCGGATGAGGAACGGTCACTACGACATAAAGGTGCACTTCGAAAACGTCATGGGTGTCATTGGAGAGTATCCGGGCGAAAGGGAGTCGAGAAGAGGACTGTACCCCTTCCAAGAGTTCAACAGGCCCTCAGTGCCCGTCCAGGTGATATCGAGGAAcccgaagctgctggaagACGGCGAAAACAACCTGGTGGTCCTGGACGTGGgcgtgaagaagaggacCATGTTCTTCGAGTACTCGTACAACGTGGTCACGAAGACGCACATCTACAACGCCAACGACAGGTACCTGTTTAAGCTCGTAAAGGAGGGCAATTACATCCACTGGAAGCCGACGAACGAAGAGTACGCAAACATGGTGACAGTAACAGATGAGCCGAACGGCGAACGCTCAATCAAAGTGTTCTTGTCCGATGACGCGGAGTCTGACGACGAACTGACGGCAGAGGAGCTGAGTCACGTGTTCGACGTGGCCTTCCCGCTCTCGTCAGTGTACCCAGAGGCATTCATGTCCCCAGTGGAGGACATCTCGGAGCAGCAGGGGATCACTGACGTGATCGGCCTGGGCGACGAAATCGAGGGCAAGATCCCCATGACGATCGACATCATGAAGAAGGAGTCAAATGAGCAGTTCGAGTACTTCAAGGGCCCGGGCTACGGCACGTACACGCCGAAGCacaacttcattttcaagTTGATTAAGGCCTCGCAGACGCTCAAGCTTGGCTCCTCGTTTATCCTCTGGAACGGAACAAGGCCCGAGGACTACTCGAACCAGATCATCATCGACTCTGTGGGCACCCTGAACACCACGAACAGCGCGAGCATTTACCTGATGGGCGGGGACAGCAGGCACTTCTCTAAGACAGCAAACAAGTGGGTGGAAATTGACCCTCTGGCGACCCTGGACGTGGGAAAGGAGCGCGCAGGCTACGAGTACGAGTACCTCAAGAACGACAGGCAACACCTGGGGACCTACATCCCCAGGGGCAGGTTCCTGTTCAAGGCGATCAAGCTCAGCAAGTGGAAAATGGCAAACAGAATCGTGATTAACATCTGGGAGACCACGAAGCCCAACGAGTACGCGAAGAGGGTCATCGTGAAGGGCTCGGGCAGCTCGGAGCAGTACATCGTGATATTCCAAAAGGACGACACCTTCAAGCTGTACTACAAGCCGGATAGCGTGGACACGTGGCGCGACGAGACGGCCAACCTGCGCTCGATTGACACGCTCAGGCTGTTCAACGTGGACCTGAACGCGCCGAAGCCGACCGACCACGAGTTTGTGGAGGATGAGATTCCTGAGGAGCAGACGCCGAAGGGAGACTCGGAGGAGCAGAGGTTCCATGACCAGCTCTGA